In Musa acuminata AAA Group cultivar baxijiao chromosome BXJ2-3, Cavendish_Baxijiao_AAA, whole genome shotgun sequence, the following proteins share a genomic window:
- the LOC135606840 gene encoding OPA3-like protein has translation MILPVVKLGTLVLKTVCKPIASRLKKEAGLHPKFRRLIVNVAQANHRITTNIQRRIYGHSTNVEIRPLDEEKAVQAASDLIGEFFVFSVAGVALIFEVQRSARSEARKEEIRRQEIEAMKQKEEDLMRDLEQLKQKLNEIEHLAKGRGLSGIISFRHDHAPESSKSGNPA, from the exons ATGATCCTGCCGGTGGTGAAACTCGGGACGTTGGTTCTGAAGACGGTCTGCAAGCCCATCGCCAGCAGGCTCAAGAAGGAGGCTGGCCTCCATCCCAAGTTCCGCCGACTGATCGTTAACGTCGCTCAG GCCAACCACCGAATCACAACGAACATACAAAGAAGAATTTATGGTCATTCAACCAATGTTGAGATCCGACCCTTGGATGAGGAGAAAGCTGTTCAAGCTGCTTCAGACCTTATTGGAGAGTTCTTTGTCTTTTCA GTTGCTGGAGTTGCTTTGATATTTGAGGTGCAAAGAAGTGCAAGATCGGAAGCTAGAAAGGAGGAAATCCGTAGGCAGGAAATTGAG GCTATGAAACAGAAAGAGGAGGATCTGATGAGAGACTTGGAACAACTCAAGCAGAAGCTTAATGAGATAGAACACCTTGCCAAGGGACGAGGCCTTTCAGGCATCATCAGCTTTAGGCATGACCATGCACCTGAAAGCAGCAAATCGGGAAACCCTGCTTGA
- the LOC103977055 gene encoding aspartic proteinase nepenthesin-2-like: MRMGWLFLFCCLLQAFSSSASLYNWTSSALLGSLVRGIELPAHLSFNAVTSSGEPSCDHHLDAAASSTGSLTKEDGVAPALKLHLKHRLTRDAAAAERSTKMEFLEHSTHRDILRIHTLFRRVTERKNQDGFSRLATAAAGRRPKTIQKAAVATPPELAGRIMAKVESGVTLGSGEYFIDVFVGTPPRRFSLILDTGSDLNWIQCLPCHDCFEQHGPVYAPAASSSYRNISCADPRCGLVSSPDPPRPCGTSVADGRGDACPYYYWYGDRSNTTGDLALETFTVNLTSPDGAGDGFRRVDDVIFGCGHWNRGLFHGAAGLLGLGRGPLSFSSQLGSSYGHTFSYCLVDRNSDLSVSSKLIFGDDESLLRHPDLNYTSFVAGKENPADTFYYIQIESIVVGGEALQIPRETWEPAKDGSGGTIIDSGTTLSYFTDPAYQKIREAFVKKVTKYPVVEDVPVLSPCYNVTGVAKVELPALAIRFGDGAVWNFPVENYFIRLEPDEIMCLAILPTPQSSLSILGNYQQQNFHISYDTKNSRLGFAPARCAEM; encoded by the coding sequence ATGAGGATGGGTTGGCTTTTCCTCTTCTGCTGTCTTCTCCAAGCCTTTTCCTCTTCAGCTTCTCTGTACAACTGGACTTCTTCGGCGCTGCTCGGATCTCTGGTCCGGGGGATCGAATTACCCGCACACTTGAGCTTTAACGCCGTCACCTCCTCCGGCGAGCCCAGCTGCGACCACCACCTCGATGCCGCCGCCTCCTCCACCGGATCGCTGACCAAGGAGGATGGCGTGGCACCGGCTTTAAAGCTCCACTTGAAGCACCGGTTGACGAGGGACGCGGCGGCCGCTGAGAGGTCGACGAAGATGGAGTTTTTGGAGCACTCCACCCATAGAGACATCCTCAGAATCCATACCCTCTTCAGAAGGGTCACCGAGCGCAAGAACCAAGACGGCTTCTCCCGcctcgccaccgccgccgccggtcGTCGCCCCAAGACGATCCAGAAGGCGGCTGTCGCGACGCCTCCGGAGCTCGCCGGGAGGATCATGGCCAAGGTCGAGTCCGGTGTCACCCTGGGCTCCGGTGAGTACTTCATCGACGTCTTCGTCGGCACGCCGCCGCGCCGCTTCTCCCTCATCCTCGACACCGGCAGCGACCTGAATTGGATCCAGTGCCTCCCTTGCCACGACTGCTTCGAGCAGCACGGCCCCGTCTACGcccccgccgcctcctcctcctaccGCAACATCAGCTGCGCCGACCCACGCTGCGGCCTCGTCTCGTCCCCCGACCCACCCCGGCCCTGCGGCACCAGCGTCGCCGACGGCCGCGGCGACGCGTGCCCCTACTACTACTGGTACGGGGACCGGTCCAATACGACCGGCGACCTCGCTCTCGAGACCTTCACCGTGAACCTCACCTCCCCGGATGGCGCCGGCGACGGGTTCCGCCGCGTGGACGACGTCATCTTCGGGTGCGGGCACTGGAACCGCGGACTGTTCCATGGCGCTGCCGGGCTCCTGGGCCTCGGCAGAGGGCCGCTCTCCTTCTCCTCCCAGCTCGGTTCGTCCTACGGCCACACCTTCTCCTACTGCCTCGTCGACCGGAACAGTGACCTCAGCGTCAGCAGCAAGCTCATCTTCGGCGACGACGAGAGCCTGCTCCGCCACCCCGACCTGAACTATACCTCCTTCGTCGCCGGGAAGGAGAACCCGGCCGACACCTTCTACTACATCCAGATTGAGTCGATCGTGGTGGGCGGCGAGGCGCTGCAGATACCACGGGAGACGTGGGAGCCGGCGAAGGACGGCAGCGGAGGGACCATCATCGACTCCGGCACGACGCTGAGCTACTTCACCGACCCGGCTTATCAGAAGATTAGAGAAGCCTTCGTCAAGAAGGTGACCAAGTACCCGGTGGTGGAAGACGTCCCGGTGCTGAGCCCCTGTTACAACGTGACCGGGGTGGCGAAGGTGGAGCTACCGGCACTGGCGATCCGGTTCGGAGACGGGGCGGTGTGGAACTTCCCGGTGGAGAACTACTTCATCCGGCTGGAGCCGGACGAGATCATGTGTCTGGCCATCCTGCCGACGCCGCAGTCGTCCCTCTCCATTCTGGGCAATTACCAGCAGCAGAACTTCCACATCTCCTACGACACGAAGAACTCCCGGCTGGGATTTGCGCCGGCGAGGTGCGCCGAGATGTAA
- the LOC135606841 gene encoding uncharacterized protein LOC135606841: MGAEKEKACGAATAAVTEGVVVEPTALLDEYWFFHNALESRRRPPPRILPPTPPPSKAKEDVGSSISHHEGSITRRPSGFDGKPARKLLRAPSMPSYRTRQEESSDMAWPRRKVADGGNALVRAPSLPAYCDDRDDATPRDVRDRSRTTRSSKLQHCLSSCDDHRRPQPASGCATTPNPSFPRFRPPRDWKEEASNYKYFASQTRLFTEANYMRSIQGKKWRSYSDLESFEIQGFKDLGFVFDKEASNAGLADVIPGLRERRNSDDGHGRVPRPYLSEAWFVERSAPPRLEWAEKRSATDMKEQLRFWARAVACNAKQDR; the protein is encoded by the exons ATGGGAGCAGAGAAGGAGAAAGCATGTGGGGCTGCCACTGCTGCAGTCACAGAGGGTGTGGTGGTGGAACCGACGGCCCTGTTGGACGAGTATTGGTTCTTCCACAACGCACTCGAGAGCAGGAGAAGACCACCGCCGCGGATCCTCCCCCCAACTCCTCCTCCCTCGAAAGCCAAGGAAGACGTTGGCAGCTCAATTTCGCATCATGAGGGTTCGATTACGAGGAGACCGTCCGGATTTGATGGAAAGCCTGCTCGCAAGCTGCTCCGGGCGCCGTCGATGCCGTCGTATCGCACCCGACAGGAGGAATCGAGTGACATGGCCTGGCCCCGGAGGAAAGTAGCAGATGGCGGTAACGCACTGGTTCGGGCTCCGTCTCTGCCGGCGTACTGTGACGACCGTGACGACGCCACCCCACGAGACGTGAGAGATCGTTCGAGGACGACGAGGAGCTCAAAGCTTCAACATTGTTTGAGTTCCTGCgacgatcaccgacgtccacagcCTGCCTCCGGG TGCGCCACGACACCTAATCCGAGCTTTCCAAGATTCCGACCGCCAAGAGACTGGAAGGAGGAAGCCAGCAATTACAAGTATTTCGCCAGCCAAACACGCCTCTTCACTGAAGCGAACTACATGAGATCTATCCAAGGGAAGAAGTGGAGAAGCTACAGCGACCTGGAGTCCTTCGAGATCCAAGGATTCAAGGACCTGGGCTTCGTCTTCGACAAGGAAGCATCGAACGCGGGCCTCGCGGACGTGATTCCCGGCCTGCGAGAGAGGCGGAACTCCGACGACGGCCATGGCCGCGTCCCTCGGCCGTATCTCTCGGAAGCATGGTTCGTGGAGAGATCAGCACCGCCGAGGCTGGAGTGGGCGGAGAAGAGGTCTGCTACAGACATGAAGGAGCAGCTCAGGTTCTGGGCGAGGGCAGTGGCCTGCAACGCGAAGCAGGATCGCTGA